The Solanum lycopersicum chromosome 2, SLM_r2.1 DNA window ATATCAGGTGTGTACAAAACATCAGAAATAGTTTTGATACCTGATATTGTTGAGATAGACACTGTACCTCTGCCTTTGACTTCTACTGCCTCACCGTTTCCCACTTTTACTTTAAAGTATCATCTAGGAATTTGAACAGTTCAACATTATTGCATAAGTGATGTGTGCAACCACTCTCAAGAAGCAATGAATCTGAGGATTCACTGATTGAAAAGTATGAAACTGCAAATAGTTGCTCTTCATGTGCATCGTCTGCTTCTACTACTTGTGCTTGCAAAACACCAGATGCCTTTGCTCTTGATTTGCAGACCTTGGATACGTGTCTCGTCTGCTTACAGTTGCCACATATAGCATCAACTCTCCACCAACAATACTTCTCCAGATGTGTATTTCTTTTACAATGTTTGCAAGGAGGGAACTTCTGCTTCACATCTCCTCTATTGTTTCCTCCATCATGCTTGCCCTTATTCTTTTGGTGGAATTGTTGCTTTCCTTTTTGCTTTTGTACAGAGAAAGCTCCTTCAATGAACTTTTCCTGTCTCATAGTCCTCCTTTGCTCTTGTGCTTGAAGAGCACTCATTAGTTCACCTAATGAAAGTTTGTTCAGGTCCTTGGATTCTTCAAGAGAGGAAATCTTAGATTCAAATCTCTCAGGAAGAGTCACAAGAACTTTCTCCACAATTCGTTTGTCTGTAAATTCTTCACCAAGAAGTCTAATGTTATTAACAATTAAGGATATTCGATCAGCATACTTACTGATAGTTTCATCCTCCTGCATATTCAAGGACTCAAACTCTCTTTTTAGGTTCAACACTTGCATTTGACGTGTTCTATCGCTGCCTTGATATTCTTCTTTCAACCTATCCCAAGCCTCTTTTGCAGTTTTGCAAGCCATGATTCTGTAAAACACAGTATCTGCCACAGCATTCTGCATAAGCGACTTGGCTTTTGATTTCTTTGCCTTCTCTTCGTTGTTGGATTTGATCTGAGCCAAGGTAGGATTTGCTGGTAGAGCAGCAAGTGGTTTATCTTCCGTCAGAGTTTCCCAAAGTTCATAGGCTTCCAAAAAAGCTTGCATCTTCACAGACCAGATTTGTTAATTTTCACCAGTGAAAATGAATGGTAGATTTAAAGGTAGGTTGTTGGATGTCATTTGTGTTGTAGGttaaaactttttcttttttgtcatGTAAGATCAACTAGGCTCTGATCCCACTGTTAGAACAAAAATACTCAAGAAActgatttgaaaaaataaaagtagagtGAACTTATGAAATTCCTTGTGTATATTAATATGCAGAAAGTCTGAatttatacaaagaaaaaacatatacattaaaactaaaataagaacaTGTGCCACTAACTACCATAAAAGGGGGCAACTAACAGCCATAATGGGGCCACTAACTTCAGAAAGTTGAGCAACTAAAGTTGACTAAGTCTAGCTAGAAAATAGGAAGCACTAAattgaaataagtaaaaaacagtaaaaataataataagctgAAAAAATGTCAATTGTCTAATAGAATCTAAGTATAgtgataaataaatagatataaCTGTTAAGTTCTACAGTGGTGAACTCAAACGGCTTCAGTTATAGTGATCCTTCTAGTGGGAAAAATGTGGGGAACGTGCTCAATGGGCGTTTTGTTTTAATTAGATCTTGCTGCTGCCTCTTTAGAATCTGATTACTTCATTGCTTAGCAAGTTTAACTAGATAGATCGTGCTACTGCCTCTTCTTGGCTAAGTCAGTAGAGTCGGGATGAATTAAAACTAGAGGCGAGGCATATTGTCAATATGTAGTGATGATATGCATTCATTTTCACTATGTATCCTTTaattttagatgaaatttttaCCCTCCCTCCTCCCCCACACGGTTCTCTGCACGTTTCTCAAGAACTCCTTGCTAGCATTTCACTGTAGCAAAATACCATCATTGCTTCATAACCAACTGTTGCTTGAAAATACTGTTCGGTAAGATCTCAAGCATATTTTGAGCAATTTCCTGAAAAGACAATACCAAAACTGCGGTATGAAGCTTTGTTCGAAGGTCACTGTAAGCCAAAACATGCTGGATTTTGAAAGGGCAGGTGTTGATGTAACTTTGCAATGTCTATAGTTTGTTTTGTAAATGATTCTGtagaaatttcataaaaactAGAAGAGTTCCTTTCTCACTTTTACCTTTAAAGTTGTAACATGCCACAAAAGACATTCtaattgcttatgaaaatatCCTCCACACTAATCTCATAATCTGTTATTTTAGATAAGCATTTATTGAAATACATAACAACGTtgcaaaattgaattaatacataaaataatggATCCATTTTAAACTTGCTTGTTTTCCATCAAAGTAGATAACTATCATTTCTCCCTCTCAACTTCCTTCCCTTGGGCTGGAAGAATGAAAGTGAAGAAGCAAGAAACAGATAACCTTCAATTTTGCATCAGCTCAGCGTGAATAACAGTGGTTTTACGAGCGGTAACAGGGATGGAAGGCCTAGAAGTTTTGACTCGGAGGCTAGAAAGATATGCTGGTCCAAAGCAGAGAAAGTTCCAGGTCGAGATCCTGAGAGGTGGAGAAAAGATGTAGCTGGCAACATGATTGGCAAGCGATTCCACAGCTGCCAAGGTTGCCTCTGCTTTGAGTATGATCACATTGTTCCCTTCTCTAAAGGTGGTGATTCAGTGTCAGATAACTGTCAAATTCTTCAAACAAGGGTGAATAGATCTAAAGCAGACAAGGTTGCAGTTGACACAAAACATTTGAAAGGATATTCTTGTGACATCAACTTCAGCGACAATGACCTTGACAAGATTGAGATGGCTGTTTATGGGGATATTAAGCGGTCAGACAATCAATGCCGTGTTCAAACAATAGATGAAATAATGGGGAAATACAAGTCCAAGAATGGCATTGCTAGCTGCAACTCCCGATAGAATATAAAATCTTGCCTTTTAGGATCTGATACATTAGGTGTAAAGCAAGATAGCCATTATGATCAATAGTGATTGCAGTGAAATCTCCACTTTCTACTAATGTTAATTTGACATTGAGctaaaagaagagaatatatcaatGTGTGTTGGTCTTCATGTTATGTTGATTGCCGATATATCAATGTGTATTGGTCTTCATGTTATGTTAATTGTGCGGTAGTCTTGTTCCTCTGTCCCCTTTTGTTTTTTGGTAATTGATTCTTGTTCATCTATACCTTTGTTTCAATAATGGCAATCAACTCTACCTACATACCAAGGCACACAAATCTGACTACCTTTCTTCTATTTATTCTTTCTACTAATCATaaggaaagaaaataattttgatatacaGGTTTATATCAAGGCAACCGGAGAACAAAGTGCAGAGATGGTAACTGATGAAGGTGCAATATATATTACATCAAACAAGGGATACAACTGGAAAGCTGCTATTCAAGAAACTGTCTCCGCTACCCTTAATAGGTAATCTCTAAGGTGTACTTCAGAAGTGTCAAATCTTGATTCGAGGTTTATATGCTACTTCTCCAATGAAATGAGAGAAACTCAATGAACAGATATATTTTGGTTTGACTTTcattaatcaaaaggaaaagaaaaaataaaagctCAATAACTGAAAGGCGGAGTTTCCACTCTTCTTTAGGGTAATATGTACTTGGTTAAACCTATTATCCAGGTCACTCTTGAATCATTGACTGTGCTCTACTCTCAAGTTCTTCTACTTATCAGGAGAATAGCTAACTACCGATAGTCTACCGGTTGTGCTTTTAACTACTGACAGTTTGCTAAACAAGATGATGCGAGCTGAATTGTTTTTGACGAGTTAAACCCTACCTTTAGCAACAAATATTTATGCTTTTGGCTTTAGTACCTTATCAGTTTTGATGCTGTCTTACGTCATAGGTGATGGCTAAAAGTTGTTAAGATCTGGGGGTTCATGATTCATTACTTGCCAAGCTTATTTTTGTTGCTTCTTTATATGGAGAATGACAGCCATCCTTAATGAAATTGCAGAACAGTTTCTAGTGGTATTAGTGGTGCCAGTTACTATACAGGAACTTTCAGTACTGTTAATCGCTCTCCTGATGGACGTTATGTAGCAGTTTCAAGCCGTGGCAACTTCTACCTGACCTGGGAGCCAGGGCAGGTATGATTTCTTTAACACGTACTTTTTTCATGTTCGTGTTAATTAAGAAGTTCATTGTCTTATGTAGCATCAACTGTTAAGCTTaaatttcttccctttttacttcaatataattgtatatttatacaTGTTGTTTTATGCATAATACATTACAGGCATACTGGCAACCACATAACAGAGCCGTGGCTAGAAGAATCCAAAGCATGGGCTGGAGGGCTGATGGTGGTCTTTGGTTACTTGTGCGTGGTGGAGGGCTATATCTTAGCAAGGGCACAGGGGTTAGTAAATTATGATCATACTTTCAACTGCTACAGACTATCAGGCAATACAAGAACATAGTAGCATTAActggaagaaaagaaaaagaaaaagaaatagtaTCTAAATCAAACTAgcatgaaataaaattttcttcttgGGATAGGATGAACTATAATATATCCTGCTATCCTTTACACATTTGTTTGCCTGCTCAATTGCATTGATATCTCAGTTGAAGAAATCAACTTCCTTAGGTAGATCTTATCTAAAGATGCAATGTTGAATCTCTGTAAAGCGACTATATTTAGAATCTTCTGATTTCCCATAAGTTCactttgatattaaatattatacattacCTAAATGTTCCAATTTCaattcttatttaaaataatgaaagaaaCCCATTATCTGTCCCTACCATGAATGATCCTTAatgtgaatttttctttttcttttttagtagaTAACTTGGAAGGTATTCCCAAGTCAACATGAATGTAACGTGTAACCTCTATTTTAGAGGATCTGTACAGATAGTAGGGCAAGCTATTCCTTTTCCACATATAGAAAACTTGTCGCGTTATCTGCATTGAACTAATTGCTTGGAGCAGGACTCTTTAGTTCATAACATCCTTATAAAAAATCACAGATCAACTGCATTTTGACGAGGCTGGTCAAGTATAAGCGAATTTAGCTATCGATAACCATCTCATGACGGGAGACTTTTTGGCTCATCTACATGTATTGGGTACTAGGAATTTTGATTCTTTCCACCGTTCTTAATACAGTTTAATATGTACCTTGTAAAGATTTTAAAAGTGTTATTCATATTCAAGATGGAGACAGTTTTAGTGaacttgtaaaatttaaaaactcaaTGACACGAAGCTGGTATGCATTAGCAGACTACAGCAGGTTTAAGGAACATACAACTAACTACCTTCACTTAAGGTACTACATTCTTCTATTTATTAATGAGAGTATATCATATATCAATGACCCTGGGCACATGACCTGAGGTTGACTGGATAGACTTTCTTGAGGCTATATTTGAAATGCTGAGTTGATAAACAATTAAGTAAGCTAATGGGTTGACTGAATAATAGAGCACAAAGTCTTACAATGGCAGAGAATGGAGTGGGCCCTTGGTTCTTGAGTATGAGCTTTTGCTATCGGTAGCAATTCTGGTTTCTGCTTGTTTTTTATATAATGAAGCTCAATGTTATCCTGGATCTGCAGTTAACAGAGGACTTTGAAGAAGTTTCAGTACAAAGCCGTGGTTTTGGCATTCTTGATGTTGGCTACCGTTCACAGGTATGCACACTGTTGCATTAAATAATTCTTGATGTTGGCTACTGTTCACTGGTATGCGCACTGTTGCATAATAAAGCATTGTTTACTACATCAGTGAGTTTGGGGGAAAACTGATGTATTGTTTAATGATACTGACATTTAAATGCCCCAAAAGCACCATTCTTGAATCaccaattttattattttctcccGTTCGTTTGGGGAAGGATTATGGAGCACGATGCTGTTAGTCGTTATAATTTTGTTCACTTACTTGAGCTGAACTatctttttaagaaatattgtTATCCACGGAATGACTATATATCACCGTATCTCAGTCAGCATACTTTTATTCCAATATCTAAGTTACTCTTGATGTGCATAATATGTATGGGTATCGAATATATgcaaaaataaagttttaactttAATCATTATCTAACGTGAGAAAAATGAATAGAAGGGGTCTTTCAAGTCTTGAAATTAAAATTGGTGACATTGACTTGGTCAAATACGATAAAACTTTGGGGTGCATAGTATTAAACGCTTCTCTCTTCCCTTCTTCCCAAACTTGGTGGTAGAGGAGGAATTGGAGGAGACGGTGGTGGTGATGGCCGCGGTGGTAGAAGGGGTGGGGAGGGGGAGGAGTTGGGAAAATAGGGTCtttttgtaaataataaaagttgatGTTTTAAATTAGTTCCTACAAtttatatttgatcatttttctGTTGTAAATGCATTAAACAATGCAAATATGTTTGCTATTCAGGATGAGGCCTGGGCTGCTGGTGGCAGTGGGATTTTATTGAAGACCACCAATGGTGGAAAGACATGGATTCGTGATAAAGCGGCTGATAATATTGCTGCAAATCTTTATTCAGTGAAGTAAGCTCCAATGCACAGCTTCAAGATTTTATCTACTTAATTTGTGACTTCTTTCACATTCAACTTAAAGTCTCAAGTTTGAACTGTCTACTCTCTTCTAGCATCTTGAATTCCACCCTTGCTCCTCCTTTCTTCTTGCTCCTTATAATTTTCTATTCCACTGTAACCTATATATGCCAATCTTCATTCTATAAGCTTGTTGGTATACTTAGTTTGCTGTCTATAATGAGGTAACTGTGAGTAAACTACTAAAGATAACTCCACACTTTCCCACTTTGTATTATAATATCGTCAGCCTTGGTTTCCTGTTATTCACATCATGAAAACAAAGTTAGACGGCACAATGAAATTTGAGGAGAAAGGTTTGATTTACTTTGAGTCAATCTTTGTGATGCAGATTTATCAATGATAACCAGGGATTCGTACTGGGGAATGATGGTGTCTTACTGAAGTATCTTGGATAGAAACAATTGTTAAACAAGGTATATTGTGGTGTAATTTTCTTTACTAATAAGTTCAACTTATTATTCATCTGATCATTCTTGTGTTTGTGCAGGCAATTTTGGAAGCAAATACTTGAAACTGAACTACTGTAATTTAATCTATAAACACTTGTAAAATTCTTTGCTGATTATTCTTTGCTGATTATCACCATACCTAAGGGAAGTGTTCATAGGGCTTGAGATTTTAGATtatctaatgaaaatatatcaGACTTACACGTTATCATGGAGATGACGTTTTGAAATGTGTTATGATATACCAAAACAtttcaaacaaattaaactTTGATGAGATGAGACATATCTTGGCTTGACATTTGTTTAGATTATCTCCCAAATAATGATTTCTCAATTATCTATTCCAACAGGATTTAAGCTGTTAAATGTTATGTAATTCTTGACAAACAATGTGCACTCTTTATACTTATTTGCTAAGAAGAATGTTGCTCAAGATTACAAATACAAGGGTATGAGTTTTTTGGTTGTTGTTGCTTCCAAATGCACACACAAGTGTTTGCGGTCTAATATAGTGTCTCTAAAAGAGTTAGATTATCGAAACAAAGGACTTTGTCAATtaactattttattaaattacacTTATCTCTAACTATTTATTCAAGCGTGAcaaaagaatttgaattttatttgtaaatgaGATAAGGGTCAAAATTACCAAAAGGTATTGAAAATGGCTCAAAAATATCCTTCCATCTATTGAATCAAACATGTCCTTTCATCCAtctatttggataaaaaatgtCCTTACAACTAAATTTAAGCCTAAAATTATCCTTACCTTTTAACAGAAGTTGATGTggcaaatatatatttataaattaaaatatgtggcATTATTTTATTGGTAGACATATAATTAAACCCACTTTCATTCACTATCATTCCCATTAACCCAAGCCCATTTCTCCCACTTTCTTCATCTTTCTTCtacaaaattatttgaaatattaataaaataatatcaaaacaatCAGTATAAGAACATGATGTTCCAAgcatttctcaaaaaaatttcaaagtctTTCATGAGCTAATTGGAGATTGAACTCCTCCTCTACGGTTAGAGGCTCCATTTTTCTTGAAATGTGATAAACATGGCTCGATTCGATGAGTGTCTTGCCTCCATGGAAGATTgaatgaatgattttttttgttctcaTCTCAGCAAATACACTAATTCTTTTGACATGTTTTGGGgtacaaattaaaaatttcacttGTCTTCGCTACCACAAAATTAGTAGGtcaattaaactttttttcaagagaatagaatttttttataaccTTTTTTTCAAAGATTCGAACTTACcgaaagaattttaaaatatttttttaatcctccaaataattttatagaaggaagatgaagatgaagatgaaggtAGAAAAAGTAGGGTCTTTTAGAAATGAGTTTGGATTGATGGATACGATTGAGAATGAAACTGAGTCTAATTACATGTGGACCAATAATCACAATGCCAAcacatgaaattttataaattattttgccATATCAGCTTCTGTTAAAGGGGttattttagatttaaatttaaCTCTAAGGGCATTTTTGATCCAAATAGGTGGATggaagggtatttttgatccAATAGATGGAAGAAGGGCATTCTTAAGCCATTTATAATACCTTAAGAacatttttgacccttttcccattTGTAAACTAACAATGcaagaattaaataataaaattaagttttaaTGATTCGGGCAATTCCAGGTTTGCAACATACTAAGAATTCATGTATCACATCTCTTTCATGGATTTCGATAAagggatgatttttttttatctaccACCTCTTCTAGGCAGTCTACAACTCTTGAGAACTTCAGCCTTTAACACACACACATTTTTTACCATGTCTGAAAGACTTAATTTAAAGAGGTATAGCAATACAACAAACACTGGTCAAATGCTTCTCAACTTTTATTAATGTATAATCAATAAAAGAATAGGCTTCATGAAATTGTTCTAAGGTCAGAACATTCCCCTTATGCCTTGGAACAAAAT harbors:
- the LOC101259493 gene encoding photosystem II stability/assembly factor HCF136, chloroplastic isoform X1; protein product: MESVAPTNRMALAHSIFTPLKPLTTTPRPLLPHNFPPRLPLCRAANINRRQLIADTAAAIILPPLLGVGVSLSPLPVAKAEDTPLSEWERVFLPIDPGVVLLDIAFVPDDPNHGFVLGTRQTILETKDGGTTWVPRSIASAEEEDFNYRFNSISFKGKEGWIIGKPAILLHTSDAGENWERIPLSSQLPGDMVYIKATGEQSAEMVTDEGAIYITSNKGYNWKAAIQETVSATLNRTVSSGISGASYYTGTFSTVNRSPDGRYVAVSSRGNFYLTWEPGQAYWQPHNRAVARRIQSMGWRADGGLWLLVRGGGLYLSKGTGLTEDFEEVSVQSRGFGILDVGYRSQDEAWAAGGSGILLKTTNGGKTWIRDKAADNIAANLYSVKFINDNQGFVLGNDGVLLKYLG